In Sphingomonas sp. LT1P40, the DNA window GGCCGAGAAACGGGATGCCGGTTGCGATCAGTGCATCGGCCAGGTCCTTGCGCGCCGACACCCGCAGCCGCTGATCCTGCAACCACGCGCCCCGGCCCTTTTCGGCCCAAAAACTCTCGTCAGTGATCGGGTGATAGATGTAACCGTGCGTGATCTCGGGCTTGCCCTGCGACCCGAACGGATCCTCGACCGCGATCGATATAGCGAAATGGGGAATGCCGTGAAGGAAGTTGGTGGTGCCGTCGAGCGGATCGATGATCCAGCGCGGCTTGTTCGGGTCGCCCGGAATCTCGCCGCGCTCCTCGACCAGGAAACCCCAGTCGGGCCGCGCCTTTTGCAGCTCCTCGATCAGCGTGTCTTCCGCGCGCTTGTCGGCGATCGACACGAAGTCGGCCGGTCCTTTGCGCGACACCTGAAGGTTCTGAACCTCGTTGAAGTCACGGCGCAACCGTGGCCCCGCCTTGCGACAGGCGCGCTCCATGACAGTGACGAGGCCAGAATGGGAAACCAAGGCAATTGCTCCATAATTCCCTCTCCCGCTTTCGCGGGAGAGGCAGCGAGACTTGGTTCGCGTTCTTCACGCGGACCCAGTCGCGGCGGTGAGGGCCTTCTTTCTGCGTCATCGGCAGACACAAGAAGAAGACCCTCACCCAACCCTCTCCCGCGAGGGCGGGAGAGGGCTAAGAAAGTCAGTCAGCCCGCTTGACGTAGGTCTGCTCGTACACATCGACCACGATCCGCGTGCCCGCGCCGATATGCGGCGGCACCATTACGCGTACGCCATTTTCCAGGATCGCGGGCTTGTAGCTCGACGATGCCGTCTGGCCTTTCACCACCGCGTCGGCCTCGACGATCATCGCTTCGATCGTGTCGGGCAGCTGCACGCTGATGGGATCGTCGTCATACAATTCCATGACCACGTCCATCCCGTCCTGCAGGAACGCCGCGGCGTCGCCCAGCAGGTCGCGAGGCAATGTGGTCTGGTCGTAAGT includes these proteins:
- the efp gene encoding elongation factor P — translated: MKISGVDIRPGNIIEYENGIWRAVKIQHTQPGKGGAYMQVEMKNLRDGRKNNVRFRSAESVERVRLDTKDFQFLFADGESLVFMDKITYDQTTLPRDLLGDAAAFLQDGMDVVMELYDDDPISVQLPDTIEAMIVEADAVVKGQTASSSYKPAILENGVRVMVPPHIGAGTRIVVDVYEQTYVKRAD
- a CDS encoding inositol monophosphatase family protein, coding for MVSHSGLVTVMERACRKAGPRLRRDFNEVQNLQVSRKGPADFVSIADKRAEDTLIEELQKARPDWGFLVEERGEIPGDPNKPRWIIDPLDGTTNFLHGIPHFAISIAVEDPFGSQGKPEITHGYIYHPITDESFWAEKGRGAWLQDQRLRVSARKDLADALIATGIPFLGHGNFAEWSRIFGAVAPEVAGIRRNGAASLDMAWVAAGRFDGFWESDLQPWDIAAGLLIVKEAGGFVTDFRGQEVSLAKGQVLAANDALQSKLHKLVGGALRNA